One genomic window of Armatimonadota bacterium includes the following:
- a CDS encoding NAD-dependent epimerase/dehydratase family protein yields MKVLVTGGAGFIGSHVVAAYRAAGHDVAVVDTLVTGRAEHLPDGVRLYRVDITDPGLDEVFARERPEVVNHHAARASVTASVRDPAADARVNVLGTINVLEQARRAGVRRFLFASTGGALYGEPEAIPVGLDHPVRPLSPYGAAKAAAETYVALYERLFGLPAVILRYANVYGPHQDPHGEAGVVAIFAEAMLAGRAPTIHGDGTQTRDFVYVEDVARLNVLVTERALAGVFHVATGVEVRVNEIHERLAALTGYAGAPQHGPPRPGEVYRIALDPSETVRRLGWRAAVSLEEGLRRTVEWFRARAAPGHAR; encoded by the coding sequence GTGAAGGTCCTCGTCACCGGGGGAGCCGGCTTCATCGGTTCGCACGTCGTCGCGGCCTACCGGGCCGCCGGGCACGACGTGGCGGTGGTGGACACGCTGGTGACCGGCCGCGCCGAGCACCTCCCCGACGGGGTCCGGCTCTACCGCGTCGACATCACCGACCCGGGCCTCGACGAGGTCTTCGCGCGAGAACGGCCGGAGGTGGTCAACCACCACGCCGCCCGGGCCTCCGTCACCGCGTCGGTGCGCGACCCGGCCGCGGACGCCCGGGTGAACGTGCTGGGGACCATCAACGTCCTGGAGCAGGCCCGCCGCGCCGGGGTGCGCCGTTTCCTCTTCGCCTCCACCGGCGGAGCGCTGTACGGCGAGCCGGAGGCCATCCCGGTGGGGCTCGACCACCCCGTCCGCCCCCTCAGCCCCTACGGCGCCGCCAAGGCCGCCGCCGAGACCTACGTGGCGCTGTACGAACGGCTCTTCGGCTTGCCGGCGGTGATCCTGCGCTACGCCAACGTCTACGGCCCGCACCAGGACCCGCATGGGGAAGCCGGGGTGGTGGCCATCTTCGCCGAAGCGATGCTGGCCGGCCGCGCCCCCACCATCCACGGCGACGGGACGCAGACCCGCGACTTCGTCTACGTCGAAGATGTGGCCCGCCTCAACGTGCTCGTCACGGAGCGGGCGCTCGCAGGAGTCTTCCACGTGGCCACCGGGGTCGAGGTGAGGGTGAACGAGATCCACGAGCGCCTCGCCGCCCTCACCGGCTACGCCGGGGCGCCGCAGCACGGCCCGCCGCGGCCGGGCGAGGTCTACCGCATCGCCCTCGACCCGTCCGAGACGGTCCGGCGC